In Zingiber officinale cultivar Zhangliang chromosome 1A, Zo_v1.1, whole genome shotgun sequence, a genomic segment contains:
- the LOC121997068 gene encoding probable protein phosphatase 2C 71: MVYGFNFPLQIERGEDPSKYIETYKIGLCEGDVIVTATDGLFDNLYDQEIVAIVSKSLQASLKPREIAEYLATRAQEVGRSASARSPFVDAALVSGYPTFTGAKKSAGHGSIS; the protein is encoded by the exons atggtttatGGTTTCAACTTCCCTTTACAGATTGAGAGGGGAGAAGATCCTTCAAAGTACATCGAG ACCTACAAAATTGGCTTGTGTGAAGGCGATGTTATTGTGACTGCAACCGATGGCCTATTCGACAATCTATATGACCAAGAAATAGTAGCCATTGTGTCCAAATCTCTGCAAGCAAGTCTGAAGCCAAGG GAGATTGCAGAATACCTGGCGACGAGGGCACAGGAAGTAGGGAGATCAGCATCGGCCAGGAGTCCATTTGTAGATGCAGCTCTTGTATCTGGATATCCTACGTTCACAGGAGCCAAAAAATCGgctggccatggatcgatcagctag